Proteins encoded within one genomic window of Canis lupus baileyi chromosome 36, mCanLup2.hap1, whole genome shotgun sequence:
- the AAMP gene encoding angio-associated migratory cell protein isoform X1 has translation MESESESGAAADTPPLETLSFHGDEEIIEVVELDPGPPDPADDLAQEMEDVDFEEEEEEEEGNEEGWVLEPQEGVVGSMEGPDDSEVTFALHSASVFCVSLDPKTNTLAVTGGEDDKAFVWRLSDGELLFECAGHKDSVTCAGFSHDSTLVATGDMSGLLKVWQVDTKEEVWSFEAGDLEWMEWHPRAPVLLAGTADGNTWMWKVPNGDCKTFQGPNCPATCGRVLPDGKRAVVGYEDGTIRIWDLKQGSPIHVLKGTEGHQGPLTCVATNQDGSLILTGSVDCQAQLVSATTGKVVGVFRPETVASQPNVGEGEESESNSVESLGFCSVMPLAAVGYLDGTLAIYDLSTQTLRHQCQHQSGIVQLLWEAGTAVVYTCSLDGIVRLWDARTGRLLTDYRGHTAEILDFALSKDASLVVTTSGDHKAKVFCVQRPDR, from the exons ATGGAGTCCGAATCGGAGAGCGGGGCCGCTGCTGACACCCCCCCCCTGGAGACCCTGAGCTTCCATGGTGATGAAGAGATTATCGAGGTGGTAGAGCTGGATCCTGGCCCGCCCGACCCGG CAGATGATCTGGCCCAGGAGATGGAAGACGTGGACTtcgaagaagaggaagaagaggaagagggcaaCGAGGAGGGCTGGGTTTTGGAACCCCAGGAAGGAGTGGTGGGCAGCATGGAGGGCCCGGACGACAGCGAAGTCACCTTCGCGCTGCACTCAG CGTCTGTGTTTTGTGTGAGCCTGGACCCCAAGACCAACACGTTGGCCGTGACGGGGGGTGAAGATGACAAAGCTTTCGTGTGGAGGCTCAGCGATGGGGAGCTGCTCTTTGAGTGTGCAG GCCATAAAGACTCTGTTACTTGTGCTGGCTTCAGCCACGACTCTACCCTAGTGGCCACCGGGGACATGAGTGGCCTCTTGAAAGTGTGGCAGGTCGACACCAAGGAGGAAGTGTGGTCCTTTGAAGCAGGAGACCTGGAG TGGATGGAGTGGCACCCTCGGGCACCTGTCCTCCTGGCGGGCACCGCTGACGGCAACACTTGGATGTGGAAGGTCCCAAATGGTGACTGCAAGACCTTCCAAGGCCCCAACTGCCCAGCTACCTGTGGCCGCGTCCTCCCTGATG GGAAGAGAGCTGTGGTCGGCTATGAAGATGGCACCATCAGGATCTGGGACCTGAAGCAGGGAAGTCCGATCCACGTACTAAAAG GGACCGAGGGTCACCAGGGCCCTCTGACCTGTGTCGCCACCAACCAGGACGGCAGCCTGATCCTCACTGGCTCCGTGGACTGCCAGGCCCAGCTGGTCAGTGCCACCACTGGCAAG GTGGTGGGTGTGTTCAGACCCGAGACTGTGGCCTCCCAGCCCAACGttggagagggggaggagagcgAGTCCAACTCCGTGGAGTCTTTGGGCTTCTGCAGCGT GATGCCTCTGGCAGCTGTTGGCTACCTGGATGGGACCTTGGCCATCTATGACCTGTCTACGCAGACCCTCAGGCATCAGTGTCAGCACCAG TCGGGCATCGTGCAGCTGCTGTGGGAGGCAGGCACCGCCGTGGTTTACACTTGCAGCCTGGACGGCATCGTGCGCCTCTGGGACGCCCGCACCGGCCGCTTGCTTACCGACTACCGGGGCCACACGGCCGAGATCCTGGACTTTGCCCTCAGCAA AGATGCCTCCCTGGTGGTGACTACGTCAGGAGACCACAAAGCTAAAGTATTTTGTGTGCAGAGACCTGACCGCTAA
- the AAMP gene encoding angio-associated migratory cell protein isoform X2, producing MESESESGAAADTPPLETLSFHGDEEIIEVVELDPGPPDPDDLAQEMEDVDFEEEEEEEEGNEEGWVLEPQEGVVGSMEGPDDSEVTFALHSASVFCVSLDPKTNTLAVTGGEDDKAFVWRLSDGELLFECAGHKDSVTCAGFSHDSTLVATGDMSGLLKVWQVDTKEEVWSFEAGDLEWMEWHPRAPVLLAGTADGNTWMWKVPNGDCKTFQGPNCPATCGRVLPDGKRAVVGYEDGTIRIWDLKQGSPIHVLKGTEGHQGPLTCVATNQDGSLILTGSVDCQAQLVSATTGKVVGVFRPETVASQPNVGEGEESESNSVESLGFCSVMPLAAVGYLDGTLAIYDLSTQTLRHQCQHQSGIVQLLWEAGTAVVYTCSLDGIVRLWDARTGRLLTDYRGHTAEILDFALSKDASLVVTTSGDHKAKVFCVQRPDR from the exons ATGGAGTCCGAATCGGAGAGCGGGGCCGCTGCTGACACCCCCCCCCTGGAGACCCTGAGCTTCCATGGTGATGAAGAGATTATCGAGGTGGTAGAGCTGGATCCTGGCCCGCCCGACCCGG ATGATCTGGCCCAGGAGATGGAAGACGTGGACTtcgaagaagaggaagaagaggaagagggcaaCGAGGAGGGCTGGGTTTTGGAACCCCAGGAAGGAGTGGTGGGCAGCATGGAGGGCCCGGACGACAGCGAAGTCACCTTCGCGCTGCACTCAG CGTCTGTGTTTTGTGTGAGCCTGGACCCCAAGACCAACACGTTGGCCGTGACGGGGGGTGAAGATGACAAAGCTTTCGTGTGGAGGCTCAGCGATGGGGAGCTGCTCTTTGAGTGTGCAG GCCATAAAGACTCTGTTACTTGTGCTGGCTTCAGCCACGACTCTACCCTAGTGGCCACCGGGGACATGAGTGGCCTCTTGAAAGTGTGGCAGGTCGACACCAAGGAGGAAGTGTGGTCCTTTGAAGCAGGAGACCTGGAG TGGATGGAGTGGCACCCTCGGGCACCTGTCCTCCTGGCGGGCACCGCTGACGGCAACACTTGGATGTGGAAGGTCCCAAATGGTGACTGCAAGACCTTCCAAGGCCCCAACTGCCCAGCTACCTGTGGCCGCGTCCTCCCTGATG GGAAGAGAGCTGTGGTCGGCTATGAAGATGGCACCATCAGGATCTGGGACCTGAAGCAGGGAAGTCCGATCCACGTACTAAAAG GGACCGAGGGTCACCAGGGCCCTCTGACCTGTGTCGCCACCAACCAGGACGGCAGCCTGATCCTCACTGGCTCCGTGGACTGCCAGGCCCAGCTGGTCAGTGCCACCACTGGCAAG GTGGTGGGTGTGTTCAGACCCGAGACTGTGGCCTCCCAGCCCAACGttggagagggggaggagagcgAGTCCAACTCCGTGGAGTCTTTGGGCTTCTGCAGCGT GATGCCTCTGGCAGCTGTTGGCTACCTGGATGGGACCTTGGCCATCTATGACCTGTCTACGCAGACCCTCAGGCATCAGTGTCAGCACCAG TCGGGCATCGTGCAGCTGCTGTGGGAGGCAGGCACCGCCGTGGTTTACACTTGCAGCCTGGACGGCATCGTGCGCCTCTGGGACGCCCGCACCGGCCGCTTGCTTACCGACTACCGGGGCCACACGGCCGAGATCCTGGACTTTGCCCTCAGCAA AGATGCCTCCCTGGTGGTGACTACGTCAGGAGACCACAAAGCTAAAGTATTTTGTGTGCAGAGACCTGACCGCTAA